In Streptomyces dangxiongensis, one DNA window encodes the following:
- a CDS encoding DEAD/DEAH box helicase codes for MNHPNRPGTSHDDRAQPVATAPTAPSVASFADLDLPAEVLRTLTELGVREPFPIQAATLPDALAGRDVLGRGRTGSGKTLAFGLPLLARTAGRRAEPKQPLALVLVPTRELAQQVTEALAPYADALRLRMATVVGGVSIGRQTAALRDGAEVVVATPGRLHDLVQRKACRLGRVRITVLDEADQMCDMGFLPQVTEALDQVHPDGQRMLFSATLDRDVDDLVGRYLHDPVVHSVDPSAGAVATMDHHVLVVHGPDRYAVTTEIAARDGRVLLFLDTKHAVDQLTRHLRASGVHAAALHSGKSQPQRTRTLGQFKSGQITVLVATNVAARGLHVDDLDLVVNVDPPTDPKDYLHRAGRTARAGESGSVVTLVLSGQRREMSRLMAEAGIEPTVSKVRSGEAELSRITGAKVPSGTPLDGGPAAPRPKNVNAPFRGLGTSKDASRGTGGKSRKADQARKLAEARRAAATRRGG; via the coding sequence ATGAACCACCCCAACCGCCCCGGCACCTCGCACGACGACCGTGCCCAGCCGGTGGCCACCGCCCCGACGGCGCCCTCGGTCGCTTCCTTCGCCGACCTGGACCTGCCGGCCGAGGTGCTGCGGACGCTCACCGAACTCGGGGTGCGCGAGCCCTTCCCGATCCAGGCGGCCACGCTGCCCGACGCCCTCGCGGGACGCGACGTCCTGGGGCGTGGGCGCACCGGATCAGGCAAGACGCTCGCCTTCGGCCTGCCGCTGCTCGCACGGACGGCCGGGCGGCGCGCGGAACCCAAGCAGCCCCTCGCACTGGTCCTGGTACCTACCCGGGAGCTGGCCCAGCAGGTCACCGAGGCGCTCGCGCCGTACGCCGACGCGCTCCGGCTGCGGATGGCCACCGTCGTCGGCGGCGTGTCCATCGGCCGGCAGACCGCTGCGCTCCGGGACGGAGCCGAGGTCGTCGTCGCCACTCCCGGCCGTCTGCACGACCTCGTCCAGCGCAAGGCCTGCCGTCTGGGACGGGTCCGGATCACCGTCCTCGACGAGGCCGACCAGATGTGCGACATGGGTTTCCTGCCGCAGGTCACCGAGGCGCTCGACCAGGTCCACCCCGACGGCCAGCGGATGCTGTTCTCGGCCACCCTGGACCGCGATGTCGACGACCTGGTCGGCCGCTACCTCCATGACCCCGTCGTCCACTCGGTCGACCCGTCCGCGGGCGCCGTCGCGACGATGGACCACCATGTCCTGGTCGTCCACGGCCCGGACCGGTACGCCGTCACCACCGAGATCGCCGCCCGCGACGGCCGCGTCCTGCTGTTCCTGGACACCAAGCACGCGGTCGACCAGCTCACCCGGCATCTGCGGGCCAGCGGAGTGCACGCCGCCGCCCTGCACAGCGGCAAGTCCCAGCCCCAACGCACCCGGACCCTCGGGCAGTTCAAGAGCGGCCAGATCACCGTCCTGGTGGCCACCAACGTCGCGGCCCGTGGACTGCACGTCGACGATCTCGATCTGGTGGTCAACGTCGACCCGCCCACCGACCCCAAGGACTACTTGCACCGAGCGGGCCGCACCGCCCGGGCGGGTGAGTCCGGCAGTGTCGTCACCTTGGTGCTGTCGGGTCAGCGCCGCGAGATGAGCCGGCTGATGGCCGAGGCCGGCATCGAGCCGACCGTCTCCAAGGTGCGTTCGGGCGAGGCGGAGCTGAGCCGCATCACCGGGGCCAAGGTCCCCTCCGGCACCCCTCTCGACGGCGGGCCCGCCGCACCCCGTCCCAAGAACGTCAATGCTCCCTTCCGCGGCCTGGGCACCAGCAAGGACGCCTCCCGCGGCACGGGCGGCAAGTCCCGGAAGGCCGACCAGGCCCGCAAGCTCGCCGAGGCCCGCAGGGCGGCGGCGACGCGTCGCGGCGGCTGA
- the tpg gene encoding telomere-protecting terminal protein Tpg encodes MVTVAEELDKAVQGAFTRPLPKSAGAQMRYLVRQHRRSTRRVAELLGVSRRTVERYVKNEIRKPRPELADRLEREVRARWQPQIRARAKQTAATTGGIMIDTRARFGFTAAPGSTDDARLRHLTLALPPHHAARLFTAQEAGATEDQLREIAAEALGEVYFRDSGRRAHGLEVEFTDLGHLEFEL; translated from the coding sequence ATGGTCACGGTCGCGGAGGAACTCGACAAGGCGGTGCAGGGCGCGTTCACGCGTCCGCTCCCCAAGTCCGCCGGGGCACAGATGCGCTACCTGGTCCGGCAGCACCGGCGCAGCACCCGGCGCGTGGCCGAGCTGCTCGGCGTCAGCCGGCGCACCGTGGAGCGGTACGTGAAGAACGAGATCAGGAAGCCCCGGCCGGAGCTCGCCGACCGGCTCGAACGGGAGGTCCGCGCGCGCTGGCAGCCGCAGATCAGGGCCAGGGCCAAGCAGACCGCGGCCACCACGGGCGGCATCATGATCGACACCCGCGCCCGGTTCGGCTTCACCGCGGCCCCCGGCAGCACCGACGACGCCCGGCTGCGTCACCTCACCCTCGCCCTCCCGCCCCACCACGCCGCCCGCCTCTTCACGGCCCAGGAAGCCGGCGCCACCGAGGACCAGCTCCGCGAGATCGCCGCCGAGGCCCTGGGCGAGGTCTACTTCCGCGACAGCGGGCGCCGCGCGCACGGGCTGGAGGTGGAATTCACCGACCTCGGGCATCTGGAGTTCGAGCTGTAG
- the tap gene encoding telomere-associated protein Tap translates to MSELFDAVDALVASRSTLPPPAERKRLRQAHALTLDEVAAALGVRRATVGDWESGRTEPRPPQREAYARLMKQLAQLYPVPGDTGAPREDTAAAPDTVSAPEAPPAPMGRGTALADKSTADNAPPAPPATVPAPAAAPRPAPAARPSQTSRRPDGKKAAGKDTPAHGGAYAHGPLLVLDADDERQVTGYGVGGLILDVPAKSLPALVEWTLGEAQLGAERLHGSGKDADPLLVLTRAACERYGLPVELSEAERHAGRLGDGHKVVKQLQRADWQLTKRGFGPWARIYRPAQGGRRRCVQVCIPSWHALDDRAWGHAAQLGPAQLARVLGVYAMRVMTPVGTTAVTGLELMTALNPPTRASEPDADGRRHAEHRPGSLGTQPMDPAPCEATDGHPVLAELPRFHVRGHGEKLFEEAYDWARDLTDDECMRRCLVGIDVNLAFGAAANGAVVGLASPPVHVTDPVFDPALPGSWLVDLSHVELSRVKVAKQWRDLDGALLPSPFTPTGERPEGPAWYATPTVAYAVELGYDVAPREAWVRPEHGRFLDGWYKRLRDAYVTTMADLGVAEKLPPAEFLKAMDGYKRRDPEMGIVVDAVKMTVKGGIGKLQEKARGGGWKPGHAWPALARPTWRPDIRATVISRARVNMHRKMLALAAATGRYPVAVLSDCAVYAADGPGPLDVLPYDGDGRTVPGSFRLGVSPGMVKHEGTQSVLWGADVFERLGRDGKVANLARYIKTGEVTAKDTGE, encoded by the coding sequence ATGTCCGAGTTGTTCGATGCGGTGGACGCGCTGGTCGCGTCCCGGTCCACGCTGCCGCCGCCGGCGGAGCGCAAGCGGCTGCGCCAGGCTCATGCGCTCACCCTGGACGAAGTGGCCGCCGCTCTGGGCGTGCGGCGCGCGACCGTGGGCGACTGGGAGTCCGGCAGGACGGAGCCGAGGCCGCCGCAACGGGAGGCGTACGCGCGTCTGATGAAGCAACTCGCGCAGCTCTACCCTGTCCCCGGAGACACCGGTGCGCCGCGGGAGGACACCGCCGCCGCGCCGGACACGGTTTCGGCGCCCGAGGCACCGCCTGCACCCATGGGCCGAGGGACCGCCCTCGCGGACAAGAGCACAGCCGACAACGCCCCACCCGCTCCCCCCGCCACTGTTCCCGCACCGGCCGCCGCGCCCCGTCCGGCACCTGCTGCCCGGCCGTCGCAGACCTCGCGCCGCCCGGACGGGAAGAAGGCCGCCGGGAAGGACACTCCCGCGCACGGCGGCGCGTACGCGCACGGCCCGCTGCTCGTGCTCGACGCCGACGACGAGAGGCAGGTGACCGGCTACGGCGTCGGCGGCCTCATCCTGGACGTGCCCGCCAAGTCCCTTCCAGCCCTGGTCGAGTGGACCCTCGGGGAGGCTCAGCTCGGGGCGGAGAGGCTGCACGGCTCCGGGAAGGACGCCGACCCGCTGCTGGTGCTCACCCGGGCGGCGTGCGAGCGGTACGGCCTGCCCGTGGAGTTGTCCGAGGCCGAGCGGCACGCCGGGCGGCTCGGGGACGGGCACAAGGTCGTCAAGCAGCTCCAGCGTGCCGACTGGCAGCTCACCAAACGCGGGTTCGGGCCCTGGGCGCGGATCTACCGCCCCGCCCAGGGCGGCCGGAGACGGTGCGTACAGGTGTGCATCCCCTCCTGGCACGCTCTCGACGACCGTGCCTGGGGCCACGCCGCACAGCTCGGGCCCGCCCAGCTCGCCCGGGTACTGGGCGTGTACGCCATGCGGGTGATGACACCGGTCGGCACCACGGCCGTCACCGGTCTCGAGTTGATGACCGCGCTGAACCCGCCGACCCGCGCGAGTGAGCCGGACGCCGACGGCCGGCGGCACGCCGAGCACCGGCCCGGGTCGCTGGGCACGCAGCCGATGGACCCGGCGCCGTGCGAGGCGACCGACGGCCACCCGGTCCTGGCCGAGCTGCCCCGCTTCCACGTGCGCGGCCACGGCGAGAAGCTGTTCGAGGAGGCCTACGACTGGGCGCGGGATCTGACCGATGACGAGTGCATGCGGCGCTGTCTGGTCGGCATCGACGTGAACCTGGCGTTCGGCGCGGCGGCGAACGGCGCCGTCGTCGGCCTGGCGTCGCCGCCCGTACACGTCACCGACCCCGTCTTCGACCCGGCGCTGCCCGGCTCGTGGCTGGTCGACCTTTCCCACGTCGAGCTGTCCCGGGTGAAGGTCGCCAAGCAGTGGCGTGACCTCGACGGCGCGTTGTTGCCCAGTCCGTTCACGCCGACCGGCGAACGCCCCGAGGGGCCGGCCTGGTACGCCACTCCTACGGTCGCGTACGCCGTCGAGCTGGGCTACGACGTCGCACCACGTGAGGCGTGGGTACGCCCGGAGCACGGCCGGTTCCTGGACGGCTGGTACAAGCGGCTGCGCGACGCCTACGTCACCACCATGGCGGACCTCGGCGTCGCGGAGAAGCTGCCCCCGGCCGAGTTCCTGAAGGCGATGGACGGCTACAAGCGGCGTGACCCCGAGATGGGAATCGTCGTGGACGCCGTCAAGATGACCGTCAAGGGCGGCATCGGCAAGCTCCAGGAGAAGGCGCGCGGCGGCGGCTGGAAGCCGGGGCACGCCTGGCCCGCCCTGGCCCGCCCGACGTGGCGACCTGACATCCGCGCCACCGTCATCTCCCGTGCCCGCGTCAACATGCACCGCAAGATGCTCGCCCTCGCCGCGGCCACCGGCCGCTACCCGGTCGCGGTCCTCTCGGACTGCGCCGTGTACGCCGCCGACGGGCCCGGCCCGCTGGACGTCCTGCCCTACGACGGCGACGGCAGGACCGTGCCGGGCTCGTTCCGGCTGGGGGTGTCTCCGGGGATGGTCAAGCACGAGGGCACCCAGAGCGTGCTGTGGGGCGCGGACGTGTTCGAGCGGCTCGGCCGGGACGGCAAGGTCGCCAACCTCGCCCGCTACATCAAGACCGGCGAGGTCACCGCCAAGGACACCGGAGAGTAG
- a CDS encoding immunity 49 family protein produces the protein MRIERHQVAEAVISAAREDFANRIGRQVRSMSKAGRMATYEWQAIADEFLDYLGTLSAETPSLDTPEAKAVLKDATEAAAGAVAYAAYYPHCTFQVFLDYVNFGIGYDPRDEDGADGPQESVTPAEWIDAFCLAILTDKSTLHGEAFHFAREKFTEKAEGTPAGELATGFMAQVLGDTGNDEDPYPPSAQAKLAALDAALARLRSRAEETGESLLDRPDSVALNTLRAVAAEDREAFDAGLAALLLPHTALHGPGARARTLLPLLPLGLAALAYRTLGWMPALRTPYLPHALVTGFETRGPRVEGFGRNRRPDAVAALAAGPLVVDRPVFEYTVHPDTEAQFDEYTREAFTPENGEPLAVRRLGSAIRHQELLFKWRAGNSADVTDAQLENLRLASRMGAALFRVALAEPGTETEVTIDGRKHRYPAVRDSGASPAAWENATAFALITGVREDLAPLVLTGPTVVAGKGGSAFTAYREALHAYLRGVDLEAAAERALAEAEKARDWGFFPRPAVLLSQLVEGDEESFNLALADALEAHRDYYRVGDRAGDPDAAIDLNVVALACHARRRGWTIRVESPYLPQRLLQAAERL, from the coding sequence GTGCGGATAGAACGTCACCAGGTAGCCGAGGCAGTCATCTCGGCGGCGCGCGAGGACTTCGCGAACCGGATCGGGCGACAGGTCCGGTCCATGTCGAAGGCCGGCCGGATGGCCACCTACGAGTGGCAGGCCATCGCCGACGAGTTCCTCGACTACCTGGGTACCCTCTCCGCCGAGACGCCCAGCCTCGACACCCCGGAGGCCAAGGCCGTCCTCAAGGACGCCACCGAGGCCGCCGCCGGCGCAGTCGCCTACGCGGCGTACTACCCGCACTGCACCTTCCAAGTCTTCCTCGACTACGTGAACTTCGGCATCGGCTACGACCCCCGTGACGAGGACGGCGCCGACGGCCCGCAGGAGAGCGTCACCCCCGCCGAATGGATCGACGCGTTCTGCCTCGCCATCCTCACCGACAAGTCCACCTTGCACGGTGAGGCCTTCCACTTCGCCCGGGAGAAGTTCACCGAGAAGGCCGAGGGCACCCCGGCCGGCGAACTCGCCACCGGGTTCATGGCCCAGGTCCTCGGCGACACCGGGAACGACGAGGACCCGTACCCGCCCAGTGCGCAGGCGAAGCTGGCGGCCCTCGACGCCGCGCTGGCCCGCCTCCGCAGCCGCGCCGAGGAGACCGGCGAGAGCCTCCTCGACCGGCCGGACAGCGTGGCACTGAACACGCTGCGCGCCGTGGCCGCCGAGGACCGGGAAGCCTTCGACGCGGGCCTGGCCGCCCTCCTGCTCCCGCACACCGCCCTGCACGGCCCCGGCGCCCGCGCGCGAACTCTCCTTCCGCTGCTGCCGCTCGGCCTGGCCGCGCTCGCGTACCGGACGCTGGGCTGGATGCCGGCCCTTCGCACCCCCTACCTCCCGCACGCCCTGGTCACGGGTTTCGAGACCCGCGGCCCGAGGGTCGAGGGCTTCGGCCGGAACCGGCGTCCCGACGCCGTCGCAGCGCTGGCCGCCGGCCCGCTGGTGGTGGACCGACCGGTGTTCGAATACACCGTGCACCCGGACACCGAGGCCCAGTTCGACGAGTACACCCGGGAGGCCTTCACCCCGGAGAACGGGGAGCCCCTCGCCGTACGGCGCCTCGGGAGCGCCATCCGCCACCAGGAACTCCTCTTCAAGTGGCGCGCCGGGAACTCCGCCGACGTCACCGACGCCCAGCTCGAGAACCTGCGGCTGGCCTCCCGGATGGGGGCGGCCCTGTTCCGCGTCGCCCTCGCCGAGCCGGGCACCGAGACCGAGGTGACCATCGACGGACGGAAACACCGCTACCCGGCCGTCCGGGACAGCGGAGCGAGCCCCGCCGCCTGGGAGAACGCCACCGCTTTCGCCCTGATCACCGGCGTACGCGAGGACCTCGCGCCCCTGGTCCTCACCGGCCCCACGGTGGTGGCCGGCAAGGGCGGCTCGGCCTTCACCGCCTACCGGGAGGCCCTCCACGCCTACCTGAGGGGCGTGGACCTGGAGGCGGCGGCGGAGCGGGCGCTGGCCGAGGCGGAGAAGGCCAGGGACTGGGGCTTCTTCCCGCGGCCGGCGGTCCTGCTGTCGCAGCTCGTGGAGGGCGACGAGGAGAGCTTCAACCTGGCGTTGGCCGACGCCCTCGAAGCCCACCGCGACTACTACCGGGTCGGCGACCGGGCCGGGGACCCCGACGCGGCCATAGACCTCAACGTTGTCGCACTGGCCTGCCACGCCCGCCGCCGGGGCTGGACCATCCGGGTCGAGTCCCCCTACCTGCCCCAGAGGCTCCTCCAGGCCGCCGAACGCCTCTAG